GAATATAATTGAGACATAAACAGTTTTCAAGTGAACGGAGGGAAAAACATGAGTGGAGCAATTCTTGAGATGAAAAATATTTCCAAGAATTTTGGAAGTGTGATTGCGCTTAAGAATGTTAATCTGGAGGTATATCCGGGAGAAATCAGGGGATTGATTGGCGAAAATGGATCAGGAAAATCAACCATATCTTCAATCGCAGCAGGTATGCAAAAAGCAACAGTTGGAGAAATGTTTTTCAAAGGAAAATCCTGGGAGCCAACCAGTATGATTGATGCCTTGCAACATGGAATCGGAATGGTGGTTCAGGAAAGCGGTACAATTGGTGGAGTAACAGTAGCAGAAAATATTTTTCTGGCAGAGCTTGGACAGTTTAAGAACAGATTGGGTTTGATTAATAAAAGGCAAATGAATGCGAAAGCAACAGAAGCAATGAAAGCAATTGGTGTAGATTATGTGACAGGTGATATGCCAATGGTATCATTGGACTTTCAGACGAGAAAGTTAGTTGAGATTGCAAAGGTAATTATGAAAAATCCAGAAATTCTGGTCATTGATGAGACAAGTACAGCGCTTTCACAGGATGGACGGCTTCTTATGTACAAACTGATCAAAAAGCTTCGCGACGATGGAAAAGCAGTGATTTTCATCTCGCATGATCTTGAAGAAATTATGGAAGTATGTGATACACTTACCGTTTTGCGTGATGGGAACCTGATTCGCACTTTTAAGAAAGAGGACTTTGATGCTGATGCTATTCGAACAAGTATGATTGGACGCGAACTGGAAGGTGATTATTACCGAAGTGATTTTATACCAAGTAGTCAGCAGGAAACCGCGCTTGAAGCGAA
This Ruminococcus hominis DNA region includes the following protein-coding sequences:
- a CDS encoding sugar ABC transporter ATP-binding protein, coding for MSGAILEMKNISKNFGSVIALKNVNLEVYPGEIRGLIGENGSGKSTISSIAAGMQKATVGEMFFKGKSWEPTSMIDALQHGIGMVVQESGTIGGVTVAENIFLAELGQFKNRLGLINKRQMNAKATEAMKAIGVDYVTGDMPMVSLDFQTRKLVEIAKVIMKNPEILVIDETSTALSQDGRLLMYKLIKKLRDDGKAVIFISHDLEEIMEVCDTLTVLRDGNLIRTFKKEDFDADAIRTSMIGRELEGDYYRSDFIPSSQQETALEAKNLCCGEQLKDVSVTLKKGEIVGVGGLSSCGMHALGKAMFGALALESGNVLTGEGEAITTPHMAIEKKIGYVSKDRDVESLCLSASIKDNIAIAGMEQFAVGGHLITNANEKKYVRKQIQDLSIKCSDENQLTGQLSGGNKQKVVFGKWIGCGSEILILDCPTRGVDIGVKQAMYQLMIQLKKEGRAILLISEELPELLGMSDRILIMKDGQISHEFMRSENLTDADVIGYMI